In the genome of Streptomyces sp. NBC_00433, the window CGTGCAGGTCCTCACCGATCCGTTCGGCCGACTGCTATGGGCCTCGCCGGCCCTGCCCGGAGCCGTCCACGACATCCGAGCGGCCCGCGAGCACGGCATCATCGACGCCCTCGATCGGGCCCACGTCACCTGCTGGGCCGACAAGGGCTACCGCGGCGCCGGCGGCACGGTCCGCATCCCGTACTGGGGGCGATGGGAGACACTCTCCCCGGGACAGAAGGCGGTGAACCGCTCCCACGCGAAGATCCGTGCCCTCGTCGAGCAGGCCATGGCGACCCTCAAGAGCTGGCGGCTCCTGCGCAAACTCCGGTGCTCCACCACCCGGATCACCGCCCTCATCCAGGCCGTCCTCGCCCTGCATCTGGCCAGCTCAGACCGATGATGGAAAAGGCTCAGTGTCCCGAGGTAGGCCTCGGCCGTGACCCCGGTGGGCAGGGTGAACCGCTGCGCTGTCAGGCGTCTGTTCCGCCCGGCGGCTTTGCGTACACCCGCCCAGACGCGGTCGGCTGTCACGGTGTCCCTGGTGTTCCCGGTGAGCAGGCATGCCCGCGGCTGTACGTCGATGGTGGACACCGCCTGGGGCGCCTGCCCGTGGGCGTCGTCCGCGCCCGTGGTGACGATCGCGAGTGCGCCGGCACCCGCGACGGCAAGGCAGCTTGTGGCTATCGCCATGGGCCACCGGCCGGGTCGTCTCATTGTTCGCCTTTCATGGATTCATTGTGGCTGATTGGTGTTAACCGTCAGTTTCCCTGTGAGTCATATCGGTTTGGGAAATCGCTGTTTCTGTCGGGCGGTCAGATTTTCGCTGTCGTGAAGATATTGTGATGGGACTTTCGCAGAGGTTACATTGCACCGCCTCGTATGCCGCCCTGCCTGGCCGCGCGTGGCCCTTTTGTTGATGTGCGTTCCGGTAAGGGTGGGGTGGGGTCGTGCGGCGGGTTGTGCGCTGGCATTGTTGGGCTGTCGTGGTGTCCGTGGTGCTCGCTTTCTGGGCTCAGGACGGGATGGCCTTCGCTGCGTCCCAGCAGACCGAGTCGGTGGGTACCGGGCTGTCCCGCCTGTTCACATGGCTGGGTGGGGCGGACGGTTCCGGTCCGGGCTCGGCAACAGGGTCGGCTGACCGCGTCCATCGTGCGCCGCAGACCGCCGGGCACCCGAGCGGTAAGGCTGCAGGCCGTTCCAATGGTGAACTTGCTGCTTCCACCGACCTGCACACCTCTGCGGACACCGGCCCATCCGGCACGACCTGGCGCGGCTTCGACGCACGCACGTCCAAGCGGGCGGCGGCGAAATCCGGTGCGAGCTTCGACTACTTCGACAACGCGGATGGCACATACACCCGTCGTGTGTCGCAGGGCGTGGTCAATTACCAGGATGCTGTGGGCCATTGGCAGCCGACAGACACGACCCTGAAAGCCGCCAGCGACGGGCGTCTCCAGGAGGGGGCGAACTCCCTCGGAGTGTCCTTCGCGTCGCAAGTGGTCGGTGGCGCGGACCGATTCTCCGCAACAACCCTTTCCGCGGCGACCGCATCTGTCGAAGCGCAGGCCGACACCGGGCCCGACGCTCCGCTCGCGACGATGACCATCCCGTCGGCACCGGTGCCGGAGTCCGTGTCGTGGTCGCTGTCGGGGGCGAGCAGCGTCAGCGCGTCGGTATCGGGTTCGACGGCAGAGTACGACGGGATTTTGCCGGATACGAACGTCCTCTTGGAGGCGAACGGCGACGGCATCAAGGAGTCGCTGGTCCTGAATTCGGCTGCGGCGCCCACGACCTGGGTGTTCCCGATGACGCTGACCGGTCTTTCGCTGTCGACGGCGGCCGACGGCACGGTGGAGCTGGTGGATGACGCCGGCACCGTGGTGGCCTCGCTGCCCAAGGCGTACGCTTTCGACGCGTCGGTGGACCCGGTCTCCGGTGAGCACCGTGAGAACTGGTCGGTGAGCTACGAGATCATCACCGTGGCCGGCGCTCCTGCGATACGGATGACCCTGGACCCGGCTTGGCTGCACGACCCGGCTTTGAAGTTCCCGGTGACGGTGGACCCGACGTTGACGTTGTCGACGTCCGGTCAGACGGACACCACATATGTGGAATACCCGTACGACGAGGACTTCTCCTCGGCGTCGGTCCTGAAAGTGGGGACTTACGACGGCGGTGCGCACATCGGGCAGTCGTTCATCAAGGTCCCTGGCCTGCCGGTGAACAACGGGTACCACATCACCGCGGCGAAGCTGGCGCTGTTCGACATCTGGGCGGCCACCTGCGGGTCGAGTACGTCCTACCAGGTGTTCCCGGTCGCCTCTTCCTGGAGTGTGACGGGCAGTAAGTCGTGGTCCGACCGACCGCCCACGGCGGCGGCGATCGGCACCTGGACCGGGACCGCGTCGTCCACCGTGTGCGCCAACAGCTCCCTGGATTCCGGCACCGGCCAGTGGCAGTACGTACAGATGTCGACCGGTTACTTCCAGAACATCGCGATGGGGCAGACCCCGAACAACGGGCTGTCGGTCTTCGCCTCGGGCACCGACTCGACCAGTTGGAAGCAGTTCGACTCCGACCACGTTTCCGGCTACGCCCCCATCGTCGAGCTCACCTATGCGCCGGACAAGGCGGCGGACATCTCCCGTATGTATCCGGTGACCGGCTTCACCTCCTCGACACTCACCCCACAGCTCCAGGCCCGTGTCACCGACTCCGACAGCTGGCCCGCCGCGTCGCCCACCGTCAACTTCGCGCTGTACGACGCAGCGGGCACCCAACTGGCGTCGTCCGGCTACACCTCGTCCCAGCACTGGGATGTTCCGGTGGGAACGTTGAACTGGGATACGTCGTACTACTGGACGGTGTCGGCGTACGACGGCTGGACGACGAAGACCAGCAGTACGCAGACGTTCTCCACCGCCGTCGCCCAACCCCTGGTGGCCTCCCGACTCGCGCAGAACTCCGGCCACGGCTACGACGAGGAGGCGGGCAACTTCACCACCAGCGCCACCGATGCCAAGGTCGCCACTGTGGGTCCGCCGCTTCAGGTGGACCGGGCCTACAACTCGCTGGACGTTCGTACCTCCGGCGCGTTCGGAGCGGGCTGGTCATCGCTGGCCGATATGCGCGTCCAGCCTGACGACGACGGCTCAGGAGGCGTCGTCGTAACGGGTGCCGACGGCCGCCAGCAGCGTTTCGGCCGCAACAGCTCGGAGCTGCACCAGATCGCAGGTGTGGGTGACCAGACCGGTGACGGTGTGGACGACGCGGTCGCCGTCGACCAGACGACGGGAAAGCTGTGGCTGTACAAGGGCCCCGACTACTCGGCGCTGACCCGGGGGCTGATCGGCAGCGGCGGCTGGAACGGCATGAAGTGGCTGACCGGCGGTGACATCACGGGAGACGGCATCGGCGACGTGATCGCGGCGCGCACCTCGGACGGCACCTTGTGGCTGTACCCGGGCAAGGCAGGCGGTGGTCTGAACACCGCCGTGAAGATCGGCAGCGGCGGCTGGAACGGCATGGCCAACCTCGCGCTGACCGCGCCGCTGAAGGGCGACGGCAGGAAGGACCTGGTCGCCGCCGAGACGTCCAGCAGCAAGCTGTACGCGTATCCGGTCCTGGGCGGCGGCACGCTCGACACCCGGCTCGAGATCGGCGACGGCGGCTGGAACGGCATGGCCGAGCTGATGGGCGGAGACTTCAACGGCGACGGTCGCGGTGACGTCGCCGCCGTCGAGATATCCACCGGCCTGCTCTGGCTCTACCCCGGTACGGGGTCGGGCGCGCTGGCCGCCCGGGTGCAGCTCGGCCCCGGCTGGAACAGCATGGTGGACCTGGCGCCGGTCGACGGCATCAGCGGCGACGCCACCACGGACTTCCTGGCCACGCAGAAGTCCAGCGGTATCCGGTTCCTTTACCACTCGGGTGCCTCGTTCAGCGCCGGCCATTCGTACAACACGAAGACCGCGACGGGAATGGCCGTCTACACCGCGGCCGCGGGGGAGTTCGGGACGTTCGGCCCGCTGCCGGGCAGCAACGCGGGCTGGGCGCTGCTGGACACGTCGGGCACGACCTACACTTTCGGACAGGCCTCGGGCACGTCCTGGAAGCCCACCAAGGTCAGCGACAGGTACGGTCGCAGCCTGACTCTGGCGTACGACAGCTCCGCTGAGCTGAAGCAGGTCCAGAGCTCGGTGTCGCATCGCTCCTTGTACTTCACGTGGACGACTCCGCCTCAGGCTTCGCACCCGCATGTGGCCACGGTGACCACCGACGCCGCCACTGGCGGCGACGCGGCTACTGCGGCACTGTGGACCTACGGCTACACCCGGGACGACCTGACGTCGGTGTGCCCGCCGTCCGCCACGGCCCCCGCGACCGCCTCGGACGACTGCTACGCCTACACCTACGCTGCTGGATCGAACTACCCCGCTGCCGCCCTCGACGCCGGCCCGCGCTCGTACTGGCGGCTGGACGACCCGGCAGGCAGCGGTACCACAGCGTCTTCGGTGCTGGCCAACGAGCAGACCGACGCCGGTGTCGGCACCAAGGTGACGCTCGGCGGTCAGACCGGCCCGCTGACAGGTTCGTCGGCCACCGCGGCGACTTTTGCCGGTGCGGGCTACGTCACGGTGCCTGCGGCCCCCTTGCACGCCAGCACCAGCCGTGCGGTGTCCCTGTGGTTCAAGACGTCGGGCAAGGGCGTCCTCATCGGTGACCAGGAGGTTTCGACCGCGGGCGCGACCGTGGCCACCCACACCTATGCGCCAGTGCTGTACGTGGGATCGGACGGGAAACTGCACGGACACTGGTGGAGCGCCGCCAGTTCGGGCACCGCAGACTTCGGATCGGTCTCCACCGTCAACAACAACACCTGGCACCACGCGGTGCTGTCATCGGACGGCAGCGTCCAGGCGCTGTACCTGGACGGCACGCAGCAGGACACCCTCGCCGGCGCCCCGGACGACCAGCGCAACGCGATCACCTACATTGGCGCAGGTTTCGCCCAGGGATGGCTGAACGCCCCTGCGGACGTCAGCTATTTCACCGGCTCGATCTCGGACGTCGCCTTCTACGACCACCCGCTGACCGCCACCCAGGTCACCGACCTGCGCACCAGCGGAACGAGCAGCGCATCGTTCCTGACCCGGGCGGCCAACCCGTCAGGGCGGGTCACCGCCGAAGTGACCTACGACACGGCCGCGGACCGGCTGACGTCGGTCACCGATGAGAACGGCGGTACGTACACGCTGGGCCGCCCCGTCGTCACCGGCTCCAGCGCGGTCTTCCGCTCCGCCGTTCTCGGCGCCGACCCGGTCGGGTACTGGCCGCTAGGTGACGACCCAGGTTCCTCGGACGCCGACGACGACGTCAACGGCGGTGACGGGGCCTACGACGACACCACGCTGGGGGTCGCGGGACCCTTCTCCGCAGGCGACGCCACCGCGCCGACCGCCGCCACCTTCAACGGAGTCGACTCCTCGGTGCTGCTCCCGCAGGACCTGGGCTCCGCGGCCGCGGCCACCGCTGAGATGTGGTTCAAGACCACCAAGCCGAACGGCATCCTGCTGGGCTCCGCCTCCGAGCCGCTGGGCAGCGACACGCTCGGCGAACCGCTGCTGTGGATCGGCAGCGACGGGAAACTGTACGGAGGCTGGTTCACCAGCGCCGGCACCCCGCAACTGGCAACCACCTCCACCGTGACCAACGGCGCCTGGCACCACGTCGTCCTGACCGGCACAGCGACCAAGCAGGCCCTCTACCTCGACGGGACACTGGTCAAGAGCGCCGACTTCGCCGGCACCCTCGGCGTACTCGACTACCAATACCTCGGCGCCGGCCGAACCGGCACCGGCTTCCACGCGCTGCCGGACCGCACCGACGTGTACTTCTCCGGCCAGCTCGCCCAGGCCGCCCTCTACGCCACAGCTCTGACGTCGGCCCAGGTCACCGACCAGTGGAAGGCCTACCACGCCTCCTCAGGCACCATCGCGACCGAGACGGTCCAGGTGACCGGTCCGGGCACGGGCATCGAGTCCAGCCAGTACGACCTGTCCCACGGCGGACGGATACTCTCCAGCACCGACGGCGACGACGGCACCACTTCGTACGGCTACGACACCGGCGGCTTCGTGCACACCGTCACCGACCCGCAAGGGGATGTGACCACGACCGGACACGACTCCCGGGGCAACGCGGTCTCCCGGACCACCTGCCAGGACAAGTCCGCAGCCAAGTGCTCGACGTCCTTCTTCACCTACTACCTCAACACGACGTCCGCCGACGATCCCCGCAACGACGAGATGCTGACCTCGTCGGACGGCCGCTCGGCGGACGCCGGGGACACGACCTACCGCACGACGTACACCTACGACGCAGGCGGCAACAAGCTCACCGAGAAGACTCCCGCTGTCGCGGGGCACACCGACGGCCTGATATCCCATCGGACGTACACCACGAGCAGCACCGCCGGTTACCTGCCGGGGACCACCGCCCCGGCCGGACTGCTGGCCACCACCACGACCCCGGGCGGTGCGCAGACCTCGTACGTCTACTACGCCAACGGCGACCTCGCCCAGGTGACCTCACCGTCAGGGCTGCGGACGGCGTACGTCTACGACCAGCTCGGCCGCGCCCTGACCACGACCGTCACCGGCACCGGCGTCGACAACGTCACCAGCGACACCTACGACGCCTCCGGCAGGGTGCTGACGCAGACCGCCCCACCCGTCACCGACCAGGTCAACGGTGCCGTCGTGCACACGCAGCAGACCACGTACACCTACGACCCGGACGGCAACACCCTCACCACGACCGTGTCGGACACCACCGGCGGTGACACCGCCCGTACGGCGACCAACACGTACAACGCGCACGGGCAGCTGGACACCGCGACCGACCCGATGGGTCACGTGACCCGCTACACCTACGACGCCTACGGCAACCAGGCCACCAAGACCGAACCCGGCGGTCGACACTACACGTTCACCTACGACGCGGAAGCGCGGTTGCTGACCACCACCCTGGACAACTACACGGGCTCGGCTGCGACACCTGCCACTCCGGCGGCGCAACTGCTGGAGCAGCGCACCTACCGCCCCGACGGCCGACTCGACACCGTCACCGACGCCATCGGCGTCACCACCACCTACGACTACTACGACAACGGCCTGACCAAGCAGATCACCGACATCGGTGCGTCCGGCACGGCATACGTCGACGAGCAGGACACCTACGACGCGGCCGGGAACCTCACGGAACAGCTGTCGAAGAACGGCACGCTGACGACGCGGCACACCGTCGACGCCGCCAACCGCCTGCTGACCGAGACCGCGGACCCCTCCGGCACCGGGCGCACCACCGCCTACACCTACGACGCGGACTCCCACCTACTCACCGAGGCGACCACCGATGCCGCCGGTGACCCGCCCCAGCAGTGGACCTACACCTACGACACCGCGGGCGACAAGCTCACCGCGGCCCAGCGGGCCGACGCCACCACGACCCTGACCACCACGTGGACGTACGACCAACGCGGTCTGGCCACCACGATGACCGACCCGCGGCAGAACACCTACACCTACACCTACGACGAGGCCGGCCGACCCGCGCAGACCGTCGCGCCCGCGATCACTGTCACCTCACCCGTCGACGGCAGCACCAGCACCGCCGCGCCGACCACCCTGACCGGCTACGACACCTTCGGCGAACAGACCGAGACCGAGGACGCCCGCGGCAACATCACCGTGACCGCCTACGACGCCGACGGCCGCAAGACCGCCACCACGCTGCCCTCGTACACTCCGGCCGGCGCCACGGACCCCCTGCCGGCGACCACCACCTGGACCTGGGACAGCGACGGGAACCTGACCGCCCAGACCGACGCAGCAGGCCACACCACCGACTACGCCTACGACCAGCTCGGCGACCAGGTCTCCCAGACCAACCCCGCCATCCCCGTCGCCGGGACCATGACCCGCGGCACCTGGACCAGCACCTACGACCTGGCGGGAAACCAGCTCACCCAGCAATCGCCGTACGGGGCCGTCACCCACGCCACTTACGACGACCTCGGCCGCTCCCAGAGCACCTGGAGCTACGTCTACCTCTCGCAGGACGCCGCCACCAAGGTGCAGTCCACCACCTCGTACAGCCCGGCCGGTGAGATCGCCGCCACCACCTCGGCCACCGGTCTGACGCAGTCCGCCACCTACGACGCCCTCGGCCGGACACTCTCGACCGCCGACACCAGCGGCCACACCACCCGCTACACCTACGACCTGAACGACAACACGCTCTCGACGGCTCTGCCCGACGGCAGCGGGCAGCGTACGGCCTACGACGCCGCGGGACGCAAGACCGCCACCGCGGACCTTGACACCGACGGCACCGTGCTCCGCACCACCAGCGCCACCTACGACGCCGACAGCAACCTGCTGAGCACCACCAACGCCCTGCACACCACCGAGACCTACACCTATGACGCCCTCGGTGACCTGCTCACCCAGACCGAACCGGTCGCCGCCGGGCACGCGATCACCACCGGCTACGGCTACGACGCGGCCGGCGAGAAGACCGCCTACACCAACGGCAACGGCAACACGACGTACTACACATACACCCCCTGGGGACTGCCCGATGCCAAGGTCGTCCCGGCCACCAGCACCTACACCAGCCCGGCGGACCGGACCACCACCCAGGCCTACGACGCTCTCGGCCAGGTGACGTCCAGCACATTGCCCGGCGGGGTGACCCTCACCACCACCTACGACGCACTCGGCGACGTCACCGGCCAGAGCGGTACCGGCGCCGACGCCCCCACCGCGGCGCGTACCTTCAGCTACTCCCTCGACCAGAACCTGGTCGCCACGACAGCCGGCTCCGCGCAGGAGACCTACGACACCAACGCACTCGGCCAACTGCTCGGCGCCGCGGGCCAGGCCGGCGCCAGCTCCTTCACCTACAACCCCGACGGCGCCATGCTCAGCCGCACCGACGCCGCGGGCACCAGCACCTACACCTACGACACCGACGGCCGCCAGGCCACCACCGCAGACCCGGCCACCGGCGCCACCCTCGCCTACCACTACAACAGCCTTTCCCAGCCCACCAGCGTCACCCTGGGCAGCGGACGCGACACCCGCACCTTCGGCTACGACACCCTGCACCGGTTGAAGTCCGACACCCTGAGCGGCCCCACCGGCACGCAGGTCGCCGCCGTCAGCTACGGCTACGACGACGCCGACCAGCTCACCACCCGCACCACTTCCGGTTTCGCGGGCGCCGGCACCAGCAGCTACGGCTACGACCAAGCCGGCCGCCTCACCTCCTGGACCAGCACACCCACCGGAGGAACCGCGACCACCACGCCGTACCGCTACGACGACGACGGCAACCGCACCACCGCGGGGACGAGCACCTTCACCTACGACGCCCGCGACCAGCTCACCTTCGACGGCACCACCAGCTATGGCTACACCGCACGCGGCACGATGACCGGCTCGACGGTCACCACGACGGGCTTCACCACGACCTCGACATTCGACGCGTACGGTCAGCAGGCAACCGTGGGTAGCACCGCGTACGCCTACGACGCCCTGGGCCGCACCACCACCGCCGCCGGTACGCCGCTGGCCTACTCCGGCCAGGACAACACCCTCGCCGCCGACTCCACAAGCACCTACACCCACGACTCCGCCGGCGCCCTCACTGCCGTCGCAGGCACCGCCACCCCCGCGACCCTGGCCTTCACCGATGTCCACACCGACTTGGTCGGCCAATACGCCCCCGACGGCACGACGCT includes:
- a CDS encoding DUF6531 domain-containing protein; translation: MTIPSAPVPESVSWSLSGASSVSASVSGSTAEYDGILPDTNVLLEANGDGIKESLVLNSAAAPTTWVFPMTLTGLSLSTAADGTVELVDDAGTVVASLPKAYAFDASVDPVSGEHRENWSVSYEIITVAGAPAIRMTLDPAWLHDPALKFPVTVDPTLTLSTSGQTDTTYVEYPYDEDFSSASVLKVGTYDGGAHIGQSFIKVPGLPVNNGYHITAAKLALFDIWAATCGSSTSYQVFPVASSWSVTGSKSWSDRPPTAAAIGTWTGTASSTVCANSSLDSGTGQWQYVQMSTGYFQNIAMGQTPNNGLSVFASGTDSTSWKQFDSDHVSGYAPIVELTYAPDKAADISRMYPVTGFTSSTLTPQLQARVTDSDSWPAASPTVNFALYDAAGTQLASSGYTSSQHWDVPVGTLNWDTSYYWTVSAYDGWTTKTSSTQTFSTAVAQPLVASRLAQNSGHGYDEEAGNFTTSATDAKVATVGPPLQVDRAYNSLDVRTSGAFGAGWSSLADMRVQPDDDGSGGVVVTGADGRQQRFGRNSSELHQIAGVGDQTGDGVDDAVAVDQTTGKLWLYKGPDYSALTRGLIGSGGWNGMKWLTGGDITGDGIGDVIAARTSDGTLWLYPGKAGGGLNTAVKIGSGGWNGMANLALTAPLKGDGRKDLVAAETSSSKLYAYPVLGGGTLDTRLEIGDGGWNGMAELMGGDFNGDGRGDVAAVEISTGLLWLYPGTGSGALAARVQLGPGWNSMVDLAPVDGISGDATTDFLATQKSSGIRFLYHSGASFSAGHSYNTKTATGMAVYTAAAGEFGTFGPLPGSNAGWALLDTSGTTYTFGQASGTSWKPTKVSDRYGRSLTLAYDSSAELKQVQSSVSHRSLYFTWTTPPQASHPHVATVTTDAATGGDAATAALWTYGYTRDDLTSVCPPSATAPATASDDCYAYTYAAGSNYPAAALDAGPRSYWRLDDPAGSGTTASSVLANEQTDAGVGTKVTLGGQTGPLTGSSATAATFAGAGYVTVPAAPLHASTSRAVSLWFKTSGKGVLIGDQEVSTAGATVATHTYAPVLYVGSDGKLHGHWWSAASSGTADFGSVSTVNNNTWHHAVLSSDGSVQALYLDGTQQDTLAGAPDDQRNAITYIGAGFAQGWLNAPADVSYFTGSISDVAFYDHPLTATQVTDLRTSGTSSASFLTRAANPSGRVTAEVTYDTAADRLTSVTDENGGTYTLGRPVVTGSSAVFRSAVLGADPVGYWPLGDDPGSSDADDDVNGGDGAYDDTTLGVAGPFSAGDATAPTAATFNGVDSSVLLPQDLGSAAAATAEMWFKTTKPNGILLGSASEPLGSDTLGEPLLWIGSDGKLYGGWFTSAGTPQLATTSTVTNGAWHHVVLTGTATKQALYLDGTLVKSADFAGTLGVLDYQYLGAGRTGTGFHALPDRTDVYFSGQLAQAALYATALTSAQVTDQWKAYHASSGTIATETVQVTGPGTGIESSQYDLSHGGRILSSTDGDDGTTSYGYDTGGFVHTVTDPQGDVTTTGHDSRGNAVSRTTCQDKSAAKCSTSFFTYYLNTTSADDPRNDEMLTSSDGRSADAGDTTYRTTYTYDAGGNKLTEKTPAVAGHTDGLISHRTYTTSSTAGYLPGTTAPAGLLATTTTPGGAQTSYVYYANGDLAQVTSPSGLRTAYVYDQLGRALTTTVTGTGVDNVTSDTYDASGRVLTQTAPPVTDQVNGAVVHTQQTTYTYDPDGNTLTTTVSDTTGGDTARTATNTYNAHGQLDTATDPMGHVTRYTYDAYGNQATKTEPGGRHYTFTYDAEARLLTTTLDNYTGSAATPATPAAQLLEQRTYRPDGRLDTVTDAIGVTTTYDYYDNGLTKQITDIGASGTAYVDEQDTYDAAGNLTEQLSKNGTLTTRHTVDAANRLLTETADPSGTGRTTAYTYDADSHLLTEATTDAAGDPPQQWTYTYDTAGDKLTAAQRADATTTLTTTWTYDQRGLATTMTDPRQNTYTYTYDEAGRPAQTVAPAITVTSPVDGSTSTAAPTTLTGYDTFGEQTETEDARGNITVTAYDADGRKTATTLPSYTPAGATDPLPATTTWTWDSDGNLTAQTDAAGHTTDYAYDQLGDQVSQTNPAIPVAGTMTRGTWTSTYDLAGNQLTQQSPYGAVTHATYDDLGRSQSTWSYVYLSQDAATKVQSTTSYSPAGEIAATTSATGLTQSATYDALGRTLSTADTSGHTTRYTYDLNDNTLSTALPDGSGQRTAYDAAGRKTATADLDTDGTVLRTTSATYDADSNLLSTTNALHTTETYTYDALGDLLTQTEPVAAGHAITTGYGYDAAGEKTAYTNGNGNTTYYTYTPWGLPDAKVVPATSTYTSPADRTTTQAYDALGQVTSSTLPGGVTLTTTYDALGDVTGQSGTGADAPTAARTFSYSLDQNLVATTAGSAQETYDTNALGQLLGAAGQAGASSFTYNPDGAMLSRTDAAGTSTYTYDTDGRQATTADPATGATLAYHYNSLSQPTSVTLGSGRDTRTFGYDTLHRLKSDTLSGPTGTQVAAVSYGYDDADQLTTRTTSGFAGAGTSSYGYDQAGRLTSWTSTPTGGTATTTPYRYDDDGNRTTAGTSTFTYDARDQLTFDGTTSYGYTARGTMTGSTVTTTGFTTTSTFDAYGQQATVGSTAYAYDALGRTTTAAGTPLAYSGQDNTLAADSTSTYTHDSAGALTAVAGTATPATLAFTDVHTDLVGQYAPDGTTLTGSAAYDPWGAPIAASTLTGSVGYQSEHTDPTTGQVNMHARWYTPTTGTFTSTDTIDNPATGTSVNANPFTYGNDSPLIGTDPSGHGINWGDLGKFAVLENPWADAAEVFWNAWTAGSNSIKSSDCTGYGAAFCAMNSSAVTHNPIYTNPVYYNPDEGDSTHHGGGGRPTHHGGGGSPSHHHGGGGPSAAERAAAAARAAERAAAEARARAEAIRRHAVALTASIGKSTLTATSAAVAQAPAAAINIAGASTFLNNAAFAVAAGATTAAVCATIGCKLPKDSLNQNCSAGTSEGWQFPLPLDAQDRATGVLACVTGKSLRPSGTSPVTGSARATLSGYSKSQDYVDNVMGLDPAKVVNACHLLADTLGGSGTDQRNLATCFRGVNTNDRSAGSHGGNNMVTMEKRVKKAALAGQSVTYLVVPLYRNASSKVPYRFLLSARGYYSSGVPGLRSTMKIDNTYGPTGVNMGYVIK